In the Sphingobacteriales bacterium genome, one interval contains:
- a CDS encoding HAD-IA family hydrolase: MKNGLFQGLKGIIFDLDGTLADTLPGITNALNEVLTLNGFPPITLEKCKTLVGHGVENLVESAIPEFARNPEIISICVSKMKETYKRYAIEGTVLYPFIPAFLDKLTMMGYRLFLLSNKHELAVNIIREKLLNRWSFEIAIGNSGYLPLKPDPSAIFHILKETSLKAEEVCMIGDGETDIQASRNAGITVISVGWGYRSPDYLQSFRPDFILTHPDDFFKYLKR; encoded by the coding sequence TTGAAAAACGGTCTTTTTCAAGGTTTAAAAGGTATTATTTTTGACCTTGACGGGACGCTTGCCGATACGCTTCCCGGCATTACGAATGCTTTAAATGAAGTACTAACATTAAACGGGTTTCCTCCCATCACGCTTGAAAAATGCAAAACATTAGTCGGACATGGGGTTGAAAACCTTGTTGAATCAGCCATACCTGAGTTTGCCCGGAATCCTGAAATCATCAGCATTTGCGTCAGCAAAATGAAGGAAACCTATAAACGATATGCCATAGAAGGAACAGTGTTATATCCTTTTATCCCAGCCTTTCTTGACAAACTGACAATGATGGGATACCGTTTGTTTTTATTGTCAAATAAACATGAGCTTGCGGTAAATATCATCAGGGAAAAGCTACTTAACCGTTGGTCATTCGAAATCGCCATTGGGAATTCAGGTTACCTGCCTCTCAAACCCGATCCATCTGCCATTTTTCACATATTAAAAGAAACAAGTCTAAAAGCAGAAGAAGTCTGTATGATAGGTGATGGAGAAACCGACATTCAGGCTTCGAGAAATGCCGGCATTACAGTTATTTCGGTTGGTTGGGGCTATCGTAGCCCGGATTATCTGCAGTCTTTCAGGCCTGATTTCATACTTACCCATCCGGATGATTTTTTTAAGTACCTGAAAAGATAA
- a CDS encoding co-chaperone GroES, whose translation MAVNIKPLADRVLIEPAQAEQTTKSGIIIPDTAKEKPQKGTVIAVGPGTKDEPTTVKPGDVVLYGKYAGTEIKIDGNDYLIMRESDILAII comes from the coding sequence ATGGCAGTAAACATTAAACCTTTAGCAGACAGAGTTCTAATTGAACCTGCACAGGCAGAACAGACAACAAAATCAGGAATTATTATTCCGGATACAGCAAAGGAAAAACCGCAGAAAGGAACGGTGATAGCTGTAGGACCTGGGACCAAAGATGAACCGACAACGGTAAAACCAGGTGATGTGGTACTGTATGGCAAATATGCAGGTACAGAAATCAAGATTGACGGTAATGATTATTTAATCATGAGAGAATCCGACATTTTGGCCATTATCTAA